The Prunus dulcis chromosome 5, ALMONDv2, whole genome shotgun sequence genomic sequence CCCACAAAAAATATCTTTTTCCAGTCAATTTTATACCCGCCAAAGAGCCGGATAAATTCTTTCATTAGGATCACAGCAAGGCTCTCACATAAAGTTTTCATCTCATCATACTACAAGATTTCCACCTCGCCAACATATAAAAAAGTGAATCCCCAGCAGCCATGAGCTTATTAATCTACAATTCTCCTAAATGAGAGTCCAGGTCCAGAAATTTCAGCTTTCGTAACAAGGTCTGCCAAATTTTCAAACTACCTACGTGTTTGATAATGTCCAAGCCTTATCCCTCTCTCTGAAAGGTGTAAACTCCACAAAATTTGGTAAATCAGCTTCCTAGCAAAGAatcggagagagagagagagagagagagagagagagagagagagagagagagagagagacagattACAGAACTAGTCAAAATGACTGTCATCATGTTTTTGCAGTGATCAAAGACAAAATTATGGGAAACCATAGATAGTTCTACCAGAAGTCAGAACACAACATAAATACCAAGTGATAATGAAACTAACTTTTACTTAGATTATAAAGCCGagagaaactaaaaaaattattcttcGAAGTTTATGTTACAAGTTCCTAGCTCATGCTTTTGCAAAACCATAACATGCATTGTCAGACTGAAACTACTTATAATTTTTCAACAAATTCCAGTAAAAAACAACTTGAATTCACAACAATCATATTACATCATGTTGAAAATCTTGCTAAGTATCAAAATCCAATAGTCTGGAGAAAACCCAATATGCTAAATTCAATTCTGGACAGTTtaagaacagaaaaaaaaaaagataaaaaagagCAACACTGTTCTTCATCtaattcaaatacaaaatactaCCTTTTTCGATCATTTCAGTTGTTTTGGGCTAGTTGTATTAAAAAGGGGTCCCTGACtgaaattttttctcttttttcttctgggtATTAAAGGAAATTCGAGTTCCAGAATTAGAAAAGCAATAGATCAACACAGGACCGATAAGTAAAACAACAATATAATGTTATGTATGTGGGTAGAAATCATACCTTGATCCAGTGAGCTAGAGCAGAGCCAGCTGAGCTAAAATGGGAACGAATCGAATTCGAAGAAGCTGATGGACCTAAGACACAGGAGAGAGAGGTTAGGGAgggaaacagagagagagagagagagagcttgcgAGACAGACGGTAACGGTTCTCGACTTTTGGTAATAAAAATAGaccttttgaatattttgaccagTCAATCCGTCAAGTTCAACTGCTCAAACGactactaaataaataaataaaacaattaaataagAGGAGGGGCTAGTTAGCGACAGTTTAGCAAGCTGTCAATTGTCTGTCAACCAAGTTAAgaattaattaagtaaaagTCTTTagaccaaaataaataaataaaaatcatattaatgtcatcatttccatttttttaaagaaacacTTATGTGAAACGGAGGTTAATCATGACATATTATGcgtgataattttttcacgTGACAATATGTGATTGGCCGAAGAtagaaaaacaatattatccttattttatataagtttttttgcttttttgttggGTCAATGTCGTTTGATGATATAATTGTATGAAATCCTTGAAAATGTGCGCTTAAAATAGTCACCAAAAGAATAAGTATATGCAAGGCTAGCTATGCTAGAAGGTAGAGTGCATTTTAAGTTTAACTCAAAACTTGTAGGGAGCATGGCATGGAAGGTGTCCCGAGTTAGGAGAGGAACTTGTTATGGTGTTTGGTGATGGACAAGTGAAGTTCTATTTTCGGGACATTTTAACGAGACTACATATTTTCATGTTGATATTATTGTTTGATTTATAAGGTTGATGAAATTTCAttcacaataaaaaataattttttaaaaataactttAATTGAATCGTTTGACTTCAAAAGATTACCCATTATACATTTTCTTTGATCGGTTTCTTTCTATATAAATTGTACATTCTTATTGGGCATATAATTAGAGAGGTAGTACATTCTTGTTTGAAAATATGTAGTCAACGATGTGTTCCTTCAATTTTGGTCGTCAccaagaaattgaaaaggtAAATGCAACTGTCACTTGAATTTCAAAAGAGACAATATCTTCATAAATTGAGATcctaaaaatattgaaaattgaaacaaacagAATAATTTACAAAAGGGTATTATAGGAAGTACAacaaggaaattttaaaaataaatttaagaaaGGGGGACAATTTGACGTGAGCCTAAAGGTGACATGTCATATGTCTCAAGGTGACATATCAACTCGAGATGCTCTTTGCAATACTCCCACAACGTCATATGTCTTTTTTTCCCGATTAAACGTGAGCctaattaattcatataaaataattaataataagaaTAATTTATTGTCGTCTTTGGATGTATCCAaggttgaaaaataaaaataaaaatctaaaaaaatccaataaaaaaaatatccttCAACCAATCAAGTATAATATGAATCAAATTTAGTCaatcgagagagagagagagagagagagagagagagagagagagagagagagagagagagagaggaataataggcattgcttatttcatgcgaaaaaaagaaagaaaaaaaagataatattaaTGTCCTCTTAATTTATCCAATGGATaagggttttatttattattattattattattatttgctACAGGTCTAGCAAGGCAACACgcacacacaaaaatatatttcatttgGAGTGGGTGGCCTTCCCTCGCAAATTGACACACTGTTGGGCTCAGCCAGCGAACATCTTACGCTGCATTCATCTTCCTTTCCTAGCCGGAGTGGCCCTCTTGGCTCGGGGCAATATGAACCATATATAATCTTTCTGCAGCTGGGATCAGCCGACGTCACCccttcaaaaacaaaacaatcaaattttcaaaagtaCAATGACATTTTcgacattttttatttaaatttttagtaAAAGCAATTGGGAAGAGGTGTTTGTACAAATGAATTGGGTGCCTCGGAGTTTCAAATCTCTACTCACATAAATAGAGGTGAAAGAGTTCAACCAATTGAGCTATACCCCGCATCCACATTCATATTTATCAAACAAGACATTGTCATGCATCTGCCACATTATATAGAGACTAAAATTTGGGTCCACTCAAAATCTCATTCATGCTTACCGTTTGCGTTATTTTCTTTGACAATGGCTTTCGTGAACATAGCTgacgaaaaaacaaaaccttgaGTTAGTTATGCCAGTTGATATACGTAGAGATTTACAATGAGACGTTGaaagtatgtatatatatgatatatctATATACCTGAACCAAGAAGAACAAGGATGATAAAAAAGTTGAGTTGCGGCAGCACCTTCGCCATCTTCACCTTACAACTAGTACTTTGGCAAAAaccgaagaaaaaaaaaccctgaCAGAGATACCTTTAGACTCGTGGTTGTTGTTATGGTGGTGAGATTGAAATGAATTTATAGAgttgaaatatgaattaatCACATAATTACTTGCAAGAATCAATATTTACATAACAAATCATGgtaattaattttcaaaatgctAAGATCATGTATAATTAGATTtcttgtatataaaaaaacaatgtaACAAATCAGATTTACTTATTTCCATTTACTATATGATCTTATAGCAGTATTTGCCAATATCATTAGTTTGTTCAGTAAACTAGCCCACCATTCATGCCCAAAATAAGCAACGTA encodes the following:
- the LOC117628927 gene encoding uncharacterized protein LOC117628927, whose product is MAKVLPQLNFFIILVLLGSAMFTKAIVKENNANGVTSADPSCRKIIYGSYCPEPRGPLRLGKEDECSVRCSLAEPNSVSICEGRPPTPNEIYFCVCVLPC